Part of the Flagellimonas eckloniae genome, TTTGTTATCCAATTTTTGGTGCCATTTAAGATATAGTGGTCTCCATTATCGATTGCCGTGGTTTTTTGAGATGTAGCATCGCTTCCTGCTTCCGGTTCCGAAAGACAGAAGGCGCCTATAATTTCACCTGTGGACAAACGGGTCAGATATTTTTGTTTTTGTGCTTCAGTTCCATAAGTTTCCAACCCCCAACAGACCAAAGAATTATTTACGGATACCATTACAGAAGCGGAAGCATCAATTTTTGACAATTCCTCCATGGCCAAGACATAGGAAAGTGTATCCAATCCGCTACCGCCATATTTTTCATCTACCATCATTCCCATAAACCCTAACTCCCCCATTTTATTTAGAAGTTCTGTTGGGAATTTTTGGGCATCATCTCTTTCTATTACACCTGGTAACAACTCATTCTGGGCAAAATCTTTTGCCGCTTGCTTAATCATTAATTGTTCTTCTGATAGCGTGAAATCCATAAAATTGGGAAATAAATAAAAATAGTATGCAAATATAACTTTTAGATGACTGATTATGAACGAATGACTGAAATAAATGAGAATAGTTTAAAGTTAATTTATGGATTTGAGAGAAGAGCCAATACTAATTTTTAATTATTTTTCTACGACTAAGATTATGTGGGAAAACTCATTTTGAATATCTTTAGCGTAATAGATTATTTCTTTGAAAACGCATAAAACTAAATAAACCAACTGAACATGGAAACCATTCTCATTGCCATATTTGTTATTGGATATCTCGCAATTACCTTAGAACATAACTTAAAGATAGATAAGCTGATACCTGCATTGGCTATGATGGCAACTCTTTGGGCTATGATGGCATTTGGGATTGATGGATTCACTACTTGGTTCGATTCCGGAAAACATGCCTTAATGGAAGGTTTTTCTGCTCTGGGGCATGAAGACAAAATGCATGTGCTTGAAGAAACATTGTTACATCATTTGGGAAAGACCTCAGAAATTTTGGTTTTTCTTTTGGGAGCAATGACCATTGTTGAGATTATTGATTATTTTGATGGTTTTGCTACCATTAAATCGTTTGTAAAAACTAGAAGTAAAAGGAGGATACTTTGGATTTTTGCTTTTTTGGCGTTCATTCTTTCCGCCATTATCGATAACCTTACCGCAACTATTGTATTAATATCTATCCTTCAGAAAATAGTTAGGGAGAGAAATGATAGATTGTGGTATGCGGGTCTAATTATTATTGCAGCCAATGCTGGAGGAGCATGGTCTCCAATTGGGGATGTTACAACAACAATGCTATGGATAGGTAATAAAGTATCTACAGGTAAGTTAATTGGCTATTTATTGTTACCATCATTAGTATGTATGCTTGTACCAACATTTATTGCATCTTTTTTACCGGCATTCAAAGGGAATATCGACGTTGAAGAAGGGGAGTCAACAAAAACAAAATTTGGAGCCACAATGTTGTATTTAGGTCTGGGAGCCATTGTTTTTGTACCCATATTCAAAACAGTGACCCATTTGCCACCTTATGTAGGTATGATGTTGTCCTTGGCTGTAGTTGCTACATTTGCTGAGATATATAGTAATTCCAAAATAGCAATTTCATCTGTGGATTTAGAGAGCGATGCGGAATCACACCACAGCCCTGTTCACAGTGCACTGACAAAGATTGAGTTGCCAAGTATTCTATTTTTCTTGGGAATTTTAATGGCCGTAGCTGCTTTAGAGTCCTTAGGATTATTATTCAATTTTGCAGAAGGATTAAAACAAGGAATTGGATTATTGGGTACCGAACTTCCTGGAACCGAAATTTCGGATTTGGTGGTTATTATCCTTGGGGTTGGTTCAGCTGTAATAGACAATGTACCTTTGGTAGCTGCAAGTTTGGGAATGTTCTCAGAGCCTTTAGACGATCCATTATGGCATTTTATTGCCTATTCAGCTGGAACTGGAGGAAGTATGCTTATTATTGGTTCTGCAGCAGGAGTTGTTGCCATGGGAATGGAAAAAATAGACTTTTTCTGGTATCTTAAGAAAATTGCTTGGCTTGCAGCCCTTGGATTTCTGGCAGGAGCCATTTGCTTTGTTGTAATGCGATATTTCTTTTAGAAAAATACTTTAGCTCAAAAATCTCCGTTATTATTGCAACTTAAATTGGGGATTTTATATGATTACTTTTCAAGATTTGGAAGAAGGGGCTGAGATGGGTGCATCTATTTCAGAAGAAAAAACCCTTTCTGTTATTGACTTAATTGTTAATGGAGGAACAGGAAGTATAATAATTATTACAGTACTTTTTGTGCTTCTTTTTGTAGCGCTCTACATCTATTTTGAGCGAATTTTTGCTATTAAAGCAGCTTCAAAAATTGACAAAAATTTTATGAACCAGATTCGTGACCATGTCATGAATGGTAAGTTGGAAGCTGCAAAACTTCTATGTGCACAAACTGACTCACCTGTTGCCAGATTAACGGAAAAAGGGGTGTCCAGAATTGGAAAACCTTTGGATGACATTAATACTGCTATCGAGAATGCAGGCACACTTGAAGTGTACAAACTCGAAAAAAATGTAAGTGTTTTAGCTACTGTTGCAGGTGCTGCTCCCATGATTGGTTTCTTAGGAACCGTAATTGGTATGATTTTGGCATTCCATGAAATGGCAAGTAGCGGTGGACAAGCAGAAATGGGTTCATTGGCTTCAGGTATTTACACGGCCATGACCACTACGGTTGCAGGTCTTGTGGTTGGTATTATTGCCTATATAGGATATAATCACTTGGTGAACAGAACTGATAAAGTAGTGCATAAAATGGAGGCCAATGCGGTTGAATTTTTGGATTTATTGAATGAACCTATTTAGAATTTCAGGATGAAACTAAAAGGAAGGAACAAGGTAAGCCCAGAATTTAGTATGTCATCAATGACAGATATTGTGTTTCTGTTATTGGTATTTTTTATGTTGACTTCAAACGCTCCCAATGCTTTGGATTTACTGTTACCAAAGGCTAAGGGGAAATCCACCAATACACAGAATGTTTCGGTTACCATAAACAAGAACCTGGAGTATTTTGTGAATAATGAACAGATAAACGAGGAATACATTGAAATTGAATTAAAAAAGGCACTTGAAGGTCAAGAAAAGCCTACGATAATTCTAAGGGCAGAAGAAAGCGTGGCCATTAAAGAGGCTGTAAACGTTATGGATATTGCCAATAGGAATAGTTATAAGGTTATCTTGGCAGTGCGGCCAAAATAATGTCATTTTTAGATACGAGACACAAGAAAAAATCATTCACGCTAACTTCACTTCTGTTGAGCGTGTTATTGCTCCTACTTTTTTATATAGGGCTTACTTATATGGACCCTCCAATTGAGAATGGGATAGCTATAAATTTTGGCACCATGGATTTTGGAAGTGGCAAAGTGCAACCAAAAGAGAAAGTACGCTCTGAACCTAAAAGAGAGGTTGCAAAACCTGTAGAAGAGGTTCAGGAACAAGTACAACCAAAAGAGACTTTACCTGAAGCGCCCGTGGAAAAGGTCTTGACTTCCGAGAATGAAGAGACAATCAGAATAAATCAACAAAGAGAAGCCAAACGTAAATCGGATGAAGCTGCAAAGAAAGCGCAGGCCG contains:
- a CDS encoding MotA/TolQ/ExbB proton channel family protein, which encodes MITFQDLEEGAEMGASISEEKTLSVIDLIVNGGTGSIIIITVLFVLLFVALYIYFERIFAIKAASKIDKNFMNQIRDHVMNGKLEAAKLLCAQTDSPVARLTEKGVSRIGKPLDDINTAIENAGTLEVYKLEKNVSVLATVAGAAPMIGFLGTVIGMILAFHEMASSGGQAEMGSLASGIYTAMTTTVAGLVVGIIAYIGYNHLVNRTDKVVHKMEANAVEFLDLLNEPI
- the nhaD gene encoding sodium:proton antiporter NhaD produces the protein METILIAIFVIGYLAITLEHNLKIDKLIPALAMMATLWAMMAFGIDGFTTWFDSGKHALMEGFSALGHEDKMHVLEETLLHHLGKTSEILVFLLGAMTIVEIIDYFDGFATIKSFVKTRSKRRILWIFAFLAFILSAIIDNLTATIVLISILQKIVRERNDRLWYAGLIIIAANAGGAWSPIGDVTTTMLWIGNKVSTGKLIGYLLLPSLVCMLVPTFIASFLPAFKGNIDVEEGESTKTKFGATMLYLGLGAIVFVPIFKTVTHLPPYVGMMLSLAVVATFAEIYSNSKIAISSVDLESDAESHHSPVHSALTKIELPSILFFLGILMAVAALESLGLLFNFAEGLKQGIGLLGTELPGTEISDLVVIILGVGSAVIDNVPLVAASLGMFSEPLDDPLWHFIAYSAGTGGSMLIIGSAAGVVAMGMEKIDFFWYLKKIAWLAALGFLAGAICFVVMRYFF
- a CDS encoding ExbD/TolR family protein, whose amino-acid sequence is MKLKGRNKVSPEFSMSSMTDIVFLLLVFFMLTSNAPNALDLLLPKAKGKSTNTQNVSVTINKNLEYFVNNEQINEEYIEIELKKALEGQEKPTIILRAEESVAIKEAVNVMDIANRNSYKVILAVRPK